A stretch of the Archaeoglobus neptunius genome encodes the following:
- a CDS encoding protein translocase SEC61 complex subunit gamma, with protein sequence MQSSEIQNKLREYYNVLKMARKPDWEEFSTTAKVAIVVMIIVGFIGFAIYILMEILPGALK encoded by the coding sequence ATGCAGTCTAGTGAAATTCAGAATAAACTCAGGGAGTACTATAACGTACTGAAAATGGCAAGAAAGCCAGACTGGGAGGAATTCTCAACAACGGCAAAGGTAGCCATAGTAGTGATGATTATAGTTGGATTTATCGGGTTTGCGATATATATTCTTATGGAGATTCTTCCGGGTGCCCTGAAATGA
- a CDS encoding translation initiation factor IF-2 subunit alpha — protein MKEKRLIIRRSGYPSKGEIVIGTVKRVLDFGAFVSLDEYEGREGMVHISEVASGWIKDIREHVKKGQKVICKVLDINPKRGHIDLSIKDVNERQKREKLQQWKNEMKAFKWLEIIGERLNRDFGELEKIGKKLLKEYDSVYSAFEDAAYEGYEVLTPVVGEEFAREMAEIARENIKPKRVKVRGYFELKSMAPDGVERIKKALLQAMKVAKSGIGIKIEYIGAPKYRIIVEADEYKAAENALKKAMNNVLKEIKKLGGEGNFIREAA, from the coding sequence ATGAAAGAAAAGAGGTTGATAATTAGGAGAAGCGGTTATCCTTCTAAAGGTGAGATCGTTATCGGCACTGTTAAGAGAGTTCTCGACTTCGGCGCTTTTGTATCTCTCGATGAGTATGAGGGTAGAGAGGGGATGGTCCATATCAGCGAGGTTGCTTCGGGATGGATAAAGGATATCAGGGAGCACGTTAAGAAGGGGCAGAAAGTAATCTGCAAGGTTCTCGACATCAATCCAAAGAGGGGGCATATAGACCTTTCAATTAAGGACGTGAATGAGAGACAAAAAAGGGAGAAGTTGCAGCAATGGAAAAACGAGATGAAGGCTTTTAAGTGGCTGGAAATAATCGGCGAAAGGCTTAACCGTGATTTTGGCGAACTTGAAAAGATTGGAAAAAAGCTTCTCAAAGAGTATGATTCCGTTTACTCGGCATTTGAGGATGCAGCCTACGAGGGATACGAGGTCTTAACTCCTGTGGTTGGAGAGGAGTTTGCCAGAGAAATGGCAGAGATTGCAAGAGAAAACATTAAACCAAAGAGAGTTAAGGTAAGGGGATACTTTGAGCTGAAAAGCATGGCACCTGATGGAGTTGAGAGGATTAAGAAAGCTCTTCTTCAGGCGATGAAGGTGGCAAAGTCCGGGATAGGTATAAAGATCGAATACATCGGAGCGCCAAAGTACAGAATCATAGTTGAGGCTGATGAGTATAAAGCGGCTGAAAATGCATTGAAGAAGGCCATGAATAACGTTCTCAAGGAAATTAAAAAACTCGGTGGAGAGGGTAACTTCATAAGGGAGGCTGCATGA
- a CDS encoding MBL fold metallo-hydrolase, which produces MTTIKFLGGCREVGRSAVMIDGIVLDYGVKPSDPPEFPLDGLSPRAVVISHGHLDHVGVAPNLMYYDPDVILTPPSHDLSMILLKDSMNIMQPPPFTKRELRQFESNLRELEYEDPIEFDNYEIEFFNAGHIPGSASVHMRGDIDILYSGDIKLEETRLLEGADTEYPHTDILIVESTYFGTEHPDRRELERAFVESVVDTIDRGGHAIIPAFAVGRTQEVLMILSKHGITPYVDGMGKEVARIIQKYPDFIKSPKELKKAMKNSIPVEWKRREIVLEEPSAVVTTAGMLNGGPAMFYISKLYNDEKSKIILTGYQVEGTNGDMALKHGMINLGTRTVKLKMGIEQYDFSAHADDRQLKEYVRRVVKKGADIVFTIHGEETEAFAEWIRENLGVDAYAPKNGDIYVI; this is translated from the coding sequence ATGACCACGATCAAATTCCTTGGTGGATGCAGAGAAGTTGGAAGATCGGCTGTAATGATAGATGGTATTGTACTCGATTACGGTGTAAAGCCGTCCGATCCTCCTGAATTTCCTCTGGACGGTTTATCTCCAAGAGCTGTGGTTATCTCTCACGGCCACCTTGATCATGTTGGGGTGGCACCAAATCTCATGTATTATGATCCCGATGTTATTCTGACTCCTCCGTCTCACGACCTGTCTATGATACTTTTGAAGGACTCAATGAACATCATGCAACCACCACCATTCACCAAGAGGGAGCTGAGGCAGTTCGAGAGCAATTTGAGAGAACTGGAGTACGAAGATCCAATTGAATTTGATAACTACGAAATAGAGTTCTTTAACGCAGGACACATACCGGGCAGTGCAAGCGTCCACATGCGAGGCGATATAGATATTCTGTATTCCGGCGACATAAAACTGGAGGAAACGAGACTTCTTGAGGGGGCAGATACGGAGTATCCCCACACGGATATTTTGATTGTGGAAAGCACGTACTTTGGAACGGAACATCCAGACAGAAGAGAACTTGAGAGGGCGTTTGTCGAGAGTGTTGTGGACACAATTGACAGGGGTGGCCATGCGATAATACCGGCCTTCGCCGTTGGAAGAACCCAGGAAGTGCTCATGATTCTGTCGAAGCACGGAATCACACCATACGTTGACGGAATGGGCAAGGAAGTTGCGCGTATAATCCAGAAGTATCCGGACTTTATCAAAAGTCCCAAGGAACTGAAGAAGGCTATGAAGAACTCCATTCCGGTAGAGTGGAAGCGGAGAGAAATCGTTCTTGAGGAGCCTTCTGCCGTGGTTACGACTGCTGGAATGCTCAACGGTGGACCTGCAATGTTCTACATTTCAAAACTCTACAATGATGAGAAGTCGAAGATAATACTGACTGGCTACCAGGTTGAGGGGACGAATGGAGACATGGCACTGAAACATGGAATGATCAATCTCGGAACACGGACGGTTAAACTGAAGATGGGGATTGAGCAGTACGACTTTTCAGCCCACGCTGATGACAGGCAGCTAAAGGAGTACGTGAGAAGAGTTGTTAAAAAGGGCGCCGATATAGTGTTCACAATTCACGGTGAGGAAACCGAAGCTTTCGCAGAGTGGATCAGAGAAAATCTGGGCGTTGACGCATATGCTCCCAAAAACGGAGATATCTACGTTATATAA
- a CDS encoding metallophosphoesterase has translation MKILVLSDIHSSFSNLKNILDAASYDTVFIAGDITQFKREDVFQADAIISKFTDECYAVHGNCDYEDILEYDLDAIRFIHGKSVKVDNFTLHGLGGSGITPFGTPSEYTEEEMRSFIQSFQFGDRNILLSHCPPKGILDTTRSGINAGCRVIRENIGLFDVAFCGHIHECHGIINSVITAVNPGPVMWGRFAIFNAESMEAELNRI, from the coding sequence GTGAAGATTCTGGTCCTTTCTGATATACACTCCTCATTCAGCAACTTAAAAAATATCCTTGATGCTGCCAGCTACGATACCGTGTTTATAGCGGGGGACATTACACAGTTCAAAAGAGAGGATGTTTTTCAGGCAGATGCCATAATTTCCAAATTCACCGACGAATGCTATGCTGTCCACGGAAACTGCGATTACGAGGATATTCTCGAATATGATCTGGATGCAATAAGGTTCATTCACGGAAAAAGCGTAAAGGTTGATAACTTTACTCTCCACGGTCTTGGGGGCTCGGGGATCACACCTTTCGGCACACCATCCGAGTACACAGAAGAGGAAATGAGAAGTTTTATACAGAGCTTTCAATTTGGTGATCGCAACATCCTTCTTTCCCACTGTCCACCAAAGGGCATTCTGGACACAACGCGTTCCGGAATTAACGCAGGTTGCAGGGTGATAAGGGAGAACATTGGATTGTTTGATGTTGCATTCTGCGGACACATCCATGAGTGCCACGGAATCATCAACAGCGTGATCACAGCCGTAAACCCGGGACCGGTAATGTGGGGCAGATTTGCTATTTTTAACGCAGAAAGTATGGAAGCTGAGCTCAACAGGATTTGA
- the ftsZ gene encoding cell division protein FtsZ, translating into MKSIVEEALARAEREKKERIEGRGVEDVEDEILQTLHELRTIIKVIGVGGAGCNTITRMYEEGIEGAEMIALNTDVQHLYYTKANKRILIGKRRTRGLGAGSLPQVGEEAARESEDEIKKLVEGSDMVFVTCGLGGGTGTGAAPVVAEAAQEAGALTIAVVTFPFSAEGAIRRANAEAGLERLREVADTVIVIPNDRLLEVVPNYPMQLAFKVADEILMRAVKGITELITKPALINLDFADVRTVMEKGGVAMIGLGEASGEDKAAESVRKALKSPLLDVDISGAKAALVNVTGGPDMTIEEAESVIEEIYSKVDPDARIIWGAMIDPELENTMRTLIIVTGVKSPQILGRKGYPVTRKYGIDFVR; encoded by the coding sequence ATGAAATCCATCGTGGAAGAAGCTCTTGCGAGAGCTGAGAGGGAGAAGAAAGAGAGAATTGAAGGTAGAGGAGTTGAAGATGTTGAAGATGAAATACTGCAAACACTGCACGAACTGAGAACCATTATCAAAGTAATTGGAGTGGGCGGTGCTGGTTGCAACACCATTACGAGGATGTACGAGGAGGGAATTGAAGGTGCTGAGATGATTGCTTTGAATACAGACGTTCAGCACCTTTACTACACCAAAGCCAACAAGAGGATCCTGATTGGAAAAAGGAGGACGAGGGGTCTTGGGGCAGGGAGTCTTCCTCAGGTTGGTGAGGAGGCTGCGAGAGAGAGCGAGGATGAAATCAAAAAGCTTGTCGAAGGCTCGGATATGGTTTTTGTAACATGCGGTCTCGGTGGCGGGACCGGAACGGGGGCAGCTCCTGTTGTCGCCGAGGCTGCTCAGGAAGCGGGAGCACTGACCATCGCCGTGGTCACATTTCCTTTTTCGGCTGAGGGTGCAATAAGAAGGGCGAATGCTGAGGCAGGACTTGAAAGATTGCGGGAGGTGGCCGATACCGTCATTGTCATACCCAACGACAGATTGCTTGAGGTTGTCCCAAACTATCCAATGCAGCTTGCCTTCAAGGTTGCGGATGAAATCCTCATGAGGGCTGTGAAAGGCATAACTGAGCTGATAACCAAACCGGCACTCATCAATCTCGACTTCGCAGATGTCAGGACAGTTATGGAAAAGGGTGGAGTTGCGATGATCGGTCTTGGTGAAGCCAGCGGAGAGGACAAGGCTGCTGAGTCCGTTAGAAAAGCGCTTAAGAGTCCACTTCTGGATGTCGACATCTCTGGGGCAAAGGCGGCTTTAGTCAACGTTACCGGAGGGCCGGATATGACCATCGAAGAAGCGGAAAGCGTGATTGAAGAGATATACAGCAAGGTCGATCCAGATGCCAGGATAATCTGGGGTGCAATGATAGACCCAGAACTAGAGAATACGATGAGGACGCTGATTATAGTCACAGGAGTTAAAAGTCCGCAGATTCTGGGGCGAAAAGGCTATCCCGTGACGAGGAAATACGGTATTGACTTTGTGAGATAA
- a CDS encoding proteasome assembly chaperone family protein, translating into MLKKVDVRFLKDPDEIGLESPVFIEGLPGIGHVGKLVADHLVNELRAEKVVEIYSHHFPPQVMVLEDGTIRMPKNEVYAWKSNGNGRDLLILVGDFQSISSEGHFELVNAYIDIAKKFGAVRIYTLGGYGVGKLVEEPYVIGAANSEDIVEELKSFGVKFEPGEPGGGIIGASGLLLGVSQLEGIEAACLMGVTSGYMVDPKSAKVVLEVLTKMLDLKVSVEALDERAKEMEKIIAQIKEMQEMAVQQWKSDEDLRYFR; encoded by the coding sequence ATGTTAAAAAAAGTTGATGTAAGGTTCTTGAAAGATCCGGATGAGATCGGGCTTGAAAGTCCAGTGTTTATAGAGGGGTTGCCCGGTATTGGTCATGTTGGAAAGCTTGTCGCAGACCACCTAGTAAACGAACTCAGGGCAGAAAAAGTGGTTGAGATCTACTCTCACCACTTTCCACCGCAAGTAATGGTGCTGGAGGATGGCACCATAAGAATGCCCAAGAACGAGGTTTATGCATGGAAGTCAAACGGTAATGGCAGAGATCTGCTAATACTTGTTGGAGATTTTCAAAGCATAAGCAGTGAGGGGCATTTCGAGCTCGTCAATGCATATATTGACATTGCTAAAAAGTTTGGGGCTGTAAGAATATACACTCTTGGCGGTTATGGTGTCGGTAAGCTTGTTGAAGAACCCTATGTGATTGGTGCTGCAAACTCTGAGGATATTGTGGAAGAACTTAAAAGCTTTGGAGTTAAATTCGAGCCGGGTGAACCAGGTGGGGGTATAATTGGTGCCTCAGGACTTTTACTCGGTGTTTCTCAACTGGAGGGTATCGAGGCCGCATGTCTTATGGGTGTTACATCCGGTTATATGGTTGACCCCAAGAGTGCCAAAGTTGTTCTGGAGGTGCTGACGAAAATGCTTGACCTGAAGGTATCGGTAGAGGCGCTGGATGAGAGGGCAAAAGAAATGGAGAAAATAATTGCTCAGATCAAGGAAATGCAGGAAATGGCAGTGCAGCAGTGGAAGAGCGACGAAGATTTGAGATACTTCAGATGA
- a CDS encoding RNA-protein complex protein Nop10, which produces MKVSMRKCPNCRRYTLKETCPKCGAQTYMPIPPRFSIEDPYGKYRRRLRREKGFFVFRR; this is translated from the coding sequence ATGAAAGTTTCAATGAGAAAATGTCCAAACTGCAGGCGTTATACGCTGAAAGAGACCTGTCCTAAGTGCGGGGCTCAGACTTACATGCCGATCCCACCGAGGTTCTCAATCGAAGATCCCTACGGGAAATATCGGAGGAGGCTCAGAAGGGAGAAGGGCTTTTTCGTTTTCAGGAGGTGA
- a CDS encoding dihydroorotate dehydrogenase electron transfer subunit — translation MYSGRIVRVERHSSSVATLYLDINIPSYPGQFVMINLPGCEEIPLSLSSQNTVTVKAVGDTTRELVNSQEGRRVGIRGAFGTTFTPSDNALLIAGGIGIAPLRYLYNYLKNCQADVKVIYGVRTAEDLIWLDEFENVVVTTEDGSTGIKGTVIDAMKREDLASYSRIYVCGSEQMMRAAFTLLKAKSVLEKSEFSLERFMRCAIGVCGSCVVEGGLRVCSDGPVFSATNLPW, via the coding sequence GTGTACTCGGGCAGAATTGTGAGAGTGGAGAGACACAGCTCCAGTGTTGCAACATTGTATCTTGACATAAATATTCCCTCCTATCCGGGCCAGTTTGTAATGATCAACCTACCGGGATGTGAGGAAATACCGCTTAGCCTGTCTTCTCAGAATACAGTTACCGTCAAAGCTGTTGGCGACACGACCAGAGAGCTGGTCAACTCTCAGGAGGGTAGGAGGGTTGGAATAAGGGGGGCATTTGGCACCACCTTCACACCTTCGGATAACGCTCTGCTGATTGCAGGTGGAATAGGAATAGCACCACTTCGCTATCTCTACAACTATCTGAAAAACTGTCAGGCGGATGTTAAGGTGATATACGGTGTGAGGACAGCCGAGGATTTGATCTGGCTTGATGAATTCGAAAATGTTGTTGTAACAACTGAAGATGGGAGTACAGGCATTAAAGGAACCGTAATCGATGCTATGAAAAGAGAGGATCTTGCAAGTTATTCCAGAATTTATGTTTGCGGAAGTGAACAGATGATGAGGGCAGCTTTCACACTTCTCAAAGCAAAAAGCGTTCTTGAAAAGTCGGAGTTCTCGCTTGAGAGGTTCATGAGATGTGCAATAGGAGTTTGCGGCTCATGTGTGGTTGAGGGTGGTTTGAGAGTTTGCAGTGACGGACCTGTTTTTTCAGCAACCAACCTTCCGTGGTGA
- a CDS encoding MBL fold metallo-hydrolase, which yields MIEKIADGIYRIEIPLPRNPLKYTNSYLIGRFDGFLLVDTGMNRKECREALYTALRSLQIDFSKLSVFITHLHADHIGLAGEVGGEVFFSKTESEIVRKMLDDPSGYWETILETYIANGFPEREAKKMLRLHPGIRYTSMEKIEFSEVVDGDEIDVGGYLLKCIETPGHSPAHMCLYDEEGKLFFSGDHVLIDITPNITWWPFLDNSLGSYLESLEKVYNLDVNLVLPGHRRLWYDLRKRIDEIRRHHRARLVETLAALDRPKTAWEIAPSITWDLVYTDWEEVHVVQKWFAVGETIAHLEYLQKEGLVERDVENGLVKYFKSC from the coding sequence ATGATCGAAAAAATTGCTGATGGGATTTACAGAATCGAGATTCCACTGCCGCGAAATCCCCTCAAATATACAAATTCGTATCTGATAGGGAGATTTGATGGATTTCTGTTAGTGGATACTGGAATGAATAGAAAGGAGTGTCGTGAGGCGTTATATACGGCATTAAGGAGCCTGCAAATTGATTTTTCTAAACTTTCCGTGTTCATCACACATCTCCACGCTGACCATATCGGTCTTGCGGGTGAGGTTGGTGGGGAGGTGTTCTTCAGTAAAACTGAATCCGAAATAGTCAGAAAGATGCTTGACGATCCGTCCGGGTACTGGGAAACCATTCTGGAAACCTACATTGCAAACGGTTTTCCGGAGAGAGAAGCAAAAAAGATGCTGAGGCTTCATCCGGGGATAAGGTACACGTCGATGGAGAAGATTGAGTTCTCAGAGGTTGTTGATGGAGATGAAATAGATGTGGGTGGTTACTTGCTGAAATGCATAGAAACTCCTGGTCACTCTCCGGCTCATATGTGCCTTTATGATGAAGAGGGTAAGCTGTTTTTCTCAGGTGATCACGTTCTAATTGACATAACGCCCAATATCACGTGGTGGCCTTTTCTGGACAACTCACTCGGAAGTTATCTTGAAAGTCTGGAAAAGGTTTACAATCTGGATGTAAATCTGGTACTTCCCGGTCACAGAAGGCTCTGGTACGATCTCAGAAAGAGGATCGATGAAATCAGGAGACATCACAGAGCAAGACTTGTCGAAACCCTTGCTGCTCTGGATAGGCCCAAAACTGCCTGGGAAATCGCACCCAGCATAACATGGGACCTGGTTTACACAGACTGGGAAGAGGTGCATGTTGTCCAGAAGTGGTTTGCTGTCGGTGAGACGATTGCTCATCTCGAGTACCTTCAAAAGGAGGGACTGGTTGAGAGAGATGTTGAGAACGGTCTGGTAAAGTATTTCAAATCCTGTTGA
- a CDS encoding HesA/MoeB/ThiF family protein yields MIFEKYKRQIEVFGIDGQERLQNARVLVIGAGGLGSPVIAYLAAAGVGRLGIVDGDTVELSNLQRQIIHAGNLNENKAESAAMFVEKLNPDVVVDVYPYWIHPRNALRLIKSYDVIVGCPDSFKIRYIINDASMLLKKPFVHSAVYGWEGELSVFTGNPCYRCYLPESPETGGTAIVGATAGVFGAMQASEVIKLITRNGSLTSGRVLRGDLSTMEFFSFTIPANNNCPVCSGKLNGMFEENYTGRCEIKRFV; encoded by the coding sequence TTGATATTTGAGAAATACAAAAGGCAGATTGAAGTTTTCGGGATTGATGGGCAGGAGAGGCTGCAAAATGCCAGAGTTCTTGTAATAGGGGCTGGTGGGCTTGGAAGCCCTGTCATAGCCTATCTTGCCGCCGCAGGTGTTGGCAGGCTCGGAATTGTTGATGGGGATACCGTCGAGCTGTCCAACCTTCAGAGGCAGATAATTCATGCGGGAAATCTGAATGAAAATAAAGCAGAATCTGCAGCAATGTTTGTCGAAAAACTCAATCCTGATGTTGTAGTTGATGTTTACCCATACTGGATACATCCCAGAAACGCTCTCAGGCTAATCAAGTCTTACGACGTGATCGTTGGATGTCCTGACAGCTTCAAAATCAGATACATAATAAACGATGCCTCAATGCTCCTGAAAAAACCCTTCGTGCATTCGGCGGTTTACGGATGGGAGGGGGAGCTCTCAGTTTTCACCGGAAATCCATGCTACAGGTGTTACCTGCCAGAATCTCCAGAAACAGGTGGTACTGCAATAGTTGGAGCAACAGCAGGCGTATTTGGGGCGATGCAGGCGTCTGAGGTGATAAAGCTCATAACACGCAATGGCAGCCTCACCAGTGGGAGAGTCCTGAGAGGTGATCTGAGTACCATGGAGTTCTTTTCCTTTACCATCCCCGCCAACAACAACTGCCCGGTTTGCAGCGGAAAGCTCAATGGTATGTTCGAGGAAAATTACACCGGGAGGTGTGAAATTAAAAGATTTGTGTAA
- a CDS encoding helix-turn-helix domain-containing protein yields MISDLPENIRKTALILLKLGEATAEDIARITGRKRSTESYYLNLMADMNLVKKKKVGRKIYFIFNGKD; encoded by the coding sequence ATGATCTCAGATCTGCCCGAAAATATTCGCAAAACCGCCCTGATCCTTCTAAAACTGGGTGAGGCCACAGCGGAAGACATCGCAAGGATAACAGGGAGAAAAAGGTCCACCGAAAGCTACTATCTCAATCTTATGGCAGACATGAATCTCGTCAAAAAAAAGAAGGTGGGAAGAAAGATTTACTTCATATTTAACGGCAAGGACTGA
- the gyrB gene encoding DNA topoisomerase (ATP-hydrolyzing) subunit B — protein MVGNDVFETSDSDYSARDIEVLDDLDAVRKRPGMYIGGTGVRGLHHLLWEVVDNSIDEALAGFCDTIKVTLHKDGSASVEDNGRGIPTEMHELGKSALEIVMTKLHAGGKFSKKVYRVSGGLHGVGVSVVNALSEWLEVTVRRNGKVFYQRYERGRPATELKIIGETEESGTTIRFKPDDEIFETTEFKYEIVSQRLKELAYLNKGLKIILEDERVSKRKIFHFEDGIVGLVKSLNRNYKTLHEPIYIEDTKNGISLEVAIQFTDSEIENIHAFANNINTSEGGSHVIGFRAGLTRAVNEYGRKNIRKFEPVTGSDVREGLTAVISVKVPEPQFEGQTKTKLTNSDVKTAVESSVYTGVLRWLEENPSRSELLINKFILAKKAREAAKKARELVKKRNDLAATLPGKLADCSSKNPDERELFIVEGESAGGSAKQARDRRFQAILPIKGKIINVEKAGMARILKNEEIKAIISAIGAGMGKDFDITKTRYKRIIIMTDADVDGAHIRTLLLTFFYRYMKPLIESGYLYIAQPPLYMIKKGKKQYYAYSEDELGRTLERLGNAEVQRYKGLGEMNPSQLWETTMNPENRILIQVTLEDARRADELFRILMGDDVEGRRNFIMEHSKEVKNLDI, from the coding sequence GTGGTAGGAAACGACGTGTTCGAAACCAGCGATTCTGATTATTCAGCCAGAGATATCGAGGTGCTTGACGACCTCGATGCAGTGAGAAAGAGGCCGGGGATGTACATTGGCGGTACAGGAGTTAGGGGACTTCACCACCTGCTGTGGGAGGTTGTCGACAACAGCATCGATGAGGCCCTTGCAGGGTTCTGCGACACAATAAAAGTGACCCTTCACAAAGACGGTTCAGCAAGCGTAGAGGATAACGGACGCGGCATTCCAACTGAAATGCACGAATTAGGTAAATCGGCACTTGAAATTGTTATGACAAAGCTCCATGCGGGAGGAAAGTTCTCAAAAAAAGTTTACAGGGTTTCTGGTGGATTGCACGGTGTAGGTGTGTCGGTGGTAAACGCCCTTTCGGAGTGGCTGGAAGTGACTGTCCGGAGAAACGGGAAAGTATTCTATCAGCGATACGAGAGGGGACGGCCTGCAACTGAGCTGAAGATAATAGGTGAAACAGAAGAGAGTGGCACAACCATTAGATTTAAACCAGATGACGAGATATTCGAGACCACAGAATTCAAATACGAGATCGTATCTCAGAGGCTAAAGGAGCTGGCATATCTCAACAAGGGTCTCAAAATCATACTCGAAGATGAGAGGGTGAGTAAAAGAAAAATCTTTCACTTTGAGGATGGAATTGTCGGCCTGGTGAAATCACTGAACAGGAATTATAAAACCCTCCACGAGCCAATATACATAGAGGATACGAAGAACGGGATATCTCTTGAAGTGGCTATCCAGTTTACGGATTCCGAGATCGAAAATATTCACGCTTTTGCAAACAACATAAACACCTCAGAAGGCGGTTCTCACGTCATCGGATTCAGAGCTGGATTGACAAGAGCTGTTAACGAGTACGGAAGAAAAAACATCAGGAAGTTTGAGCCGGTAACGGGTTCAGACGTCAGGGAGGGGTTAACAGCAGTAATAAGCGTCAAGGTTCCCGAACCTCAGTTTGAAGGACAGACGAAAACCAAACTAACCAACAGCGATGTCAAAACGGCCGTTGAATCGTCCGTGTACACCGGAGTATTGAGATGGCTCGAGGAAAACCCTTCCAGGTCAGAACTTCTGATCAACAAGTTTATTTTGGCCAAAAAGGCGAGAGAAGCTGCAAAGAAGGCTAGAGAGCTTGTTAAGAAAAGAAACGATTTAGCAGCGACACTTCCCGGAAAGCTTGCGGATTGTTCGTCCAAAAACCCGGATGAACGAGAACTATTCATTGTTGAAGGGGAATCGGCAGGTGGGTCAGCAAAACAGGCAAGAGACAGGAGATTTCAGGCAATTCTTCCAATCAAAGGTAAGATAATCAATGTTGAAAAAGCCGGCATGGCAAGGATTTTGAAAAACGAGGAGATAAAGGCGATAATATCGGCCATAGGTGCAGGCATGGGGAAGGATTTCGATATAACCAAAACAAGATACAAACGAATTATTATAATGACTGATGCAGATGTTGATGGAGCACATATAAGAACCCTTCTGCTTACATTCTTCTACCGCTACATGAAGCCTCTGATAGAGAGCGGTTATCTCTACATAGCTCAACCTCCTCTGTATATGATAAAAAAGGGAAAGAAACAGTACTACGCATATTCGGAAGATGAGCTCGGCAGAACGCTGGAACGGCTTGGCAACGCAGAAGTACAGAGATATAAGGGTCTGGGGGAAATGAATCCCAGTCAATTATGGGAAACGACGATGAATCCGGAAAACAGAATTCTGATTCAGGTTACGCTTGAAGATGCGAGAAGAGCTGATGAACTGTTTAGAATTTTGATGGGGGATGATGTTGAGGGAAGAAGGAACTTTATAATGGAGCACTCGAAGGAGGTCAAAAATCTTGATATTTGA
- a CDS encoding transcription elongation factor Spt5 yields the protein MSRYFAVKTTANQERVVANLMEIAAKKHNLAVYSILAPKELKGYIIVEVENPDDLLKAIRGLPHVKGVVKGEVKFEEIEHFLTPKKAAEQIREGDTVEVISGPFKGELAIVKRVDEAKNEITVELLEAVVPIPVTVKADHVRVIDKKEEV from the coding sequence ATGAGCAGATATTTCGCGGTTAAAACTACAGCGAATCAGGAAAGGGTGGTCGCAAATTTGATGGAAATAGCGGCAAAAAAGCACAACCTTGCCGTTTACTCAATTCTCGCCCCGAAAGAGCTTAAAGGGTACATTATAGTAGAAGTTGAGAATCCTGACGATCTGCTGAAAGCCATACGGGGTCTGCCACATGTCAAGGGTGTGGTGAAGGGTGAGGTCAAATTTGAGGAAATAGAGCACTTCCTGACACCCAAGAAAGCGGCAGAGCAGATAAGGGAGGGTGACACTGTTGAAGTCATATCAGGTCCATTCAAGGGCGAGCTCGCAATAGTCAAGAGAGTTGATGAGGCAAAAAATGAAATAACGGTTGAACTTCTTGAGGCTGTCGTGCCGATTCCGGTAACGGTCAAGGCAGACCATGTTAGAGTGATAGACAAAAAAGAGGAGGTGTAA